The proteins below come from a single Gimesia alba genomic window:
- a CDS encoding sigma-70 family RNA polymerase sigma factor — MKPEETESFVQLLTAHQSVLYAYIRSLLPDSEAVQDVLQETNLVLWRRSEEFEAGTNFVAWACKVAYFQVLAFYRDHKRDSMVFNVELVSMLAKQNEEKLAGSHDLQRVLSRCLAKLPEQSRRLIQQRYAVGGSVQAIAAEQGRSVGAVSQTLYRIRQLLQECVQKSLAREQGENLS; from the coding sequence TTGAAACCTGAAGAGACAGAAAGCTTTGTTCAACTTTTAACCGCTCACCAGAGCGTGCTCTATGCTTACATCCGCTCATTACTGCCAGACTCAGAAGCGGTACAGGATGTGCTGCAAGAAACAAATCTGGTGCTCTGGCGTCGTTCTGAAGAGTTCGAAGCGGGCACGAATTTTGTCGCCTGGGCATGTAAGGTGGCTTACTTTCAAGTGTTAGCTTTCTATCGTGATCATAAACGAGATTCGATGGTCTTTAATGTAGAACTGGTTTCGATGCTGGCGAAACAAAATGAGGAGAAGCTGGCGGGTTCGCACGACCTGCAGCGGGTACTTTCCCGTTGTCTTGCCAAACTTCCAGAACAAAGCCGCCGCCTGATTCAGCAGCGCTATGCTGTGGGCGGATCGGTACAGGCGATTGCGGCGGAACAAGGTCGTTCCGTAGGCGCTGTTTCGCAAACGTTGTATCGCATACGGCAACTTTTACAAGAGTGCGTTCAAAAATCACTTGCCCGTGAGCAGGGAGAAAATTTGTCATGA
- a CDS encoding DUF1553 domain-containing protein, with protein MNQLAFVKRFLCLLGLLFALPLAASPSYAQKEKSSQAAPTSYRELILSDQPTLYWNFETRAPEGYSSIVAEKAKNEPVKALVSGKLASPAAGPRPSEFPLFDAQNQAAGFKAGAGFLRVVDPGEKSPLDFTAGDAITIEAWVNLNSTKAGRFSYILGKGRTHRKGEVRDNQNYGLRVTGSEISFLFCTEPEKKDEKPTYHRWTSKGAGISARNWHHLALTYTFAKKNSLKAYIDGKSVSGKWDVGGDTTRTPVVDNDEVWIGSSMGGSANSSLDGLLDEVAVYRKALSAKQIAAHFKFVAPKPKIDWTAIPSDRVQVEVYEGIPDKKSWSFRPPRYAETFMQPHFALIEIPNRYSARGVKIDRPDPFLVRAMSRMTLPKGKKRILVRARNASRLYIDDKLVAETNFHNITNSGHDNVYDVDLSLAPNIRPLHRGDTEAVFEYTGDGKPHRVQFEMIVGGSKHRPDFGETAVFIGDLGKDFQLLTPSDQVVMLTDQDWLSFARQYRYDQIAVNAKRRREASAKEDQYWDWRHKLAKEEILKQPQIKVPTASGGLRANNAIDQFINRRLVKEKAKQSTHLNDLAFLRRLSLDATGTVPTPAFVKEYLAQSPKSRRSFAIDRLINDPTWADNWVGYWQDVLAENPNILNPTLNNTGPFRWWIHESFYDNKPFDRFLTELVMMEGSKYFGGPAGFEMASQNDAPMAAKAHIVGQAFLGLNMKCARCHDAPFHDFKQRDLFSLAAMLKRSSQGVPKTSSIPGFDPKSNSMLVSVTLLPGEKVTPQWTFEELVKPGKFPENYIRSSKDTREELAAIITAPQNERFANVIVNRVWKRYLGHGLVEPVDDWDGQEPSHPELLKYLSQQFVLHGYDLKYLARLIFESDLYQRQATIDIAKIESLVDSTYNFASPVLRRMEAEQIVDSLFVICGKPLDAGRMCIDIDGARSYRNSLDLGTPRRAWQFTSPSNERDRPSLALPFGQPFITLMKTFGWRDTRQNPITTREYTATALQPAILANGLLGQRFTRLSDDSAFTELALQNQPLEALIQETVMKTLTRDPTAEERKMFSELLNPGYAERVNPQAEIVSRERLPRNLVGWSNHVSPRANEVKVELEVAVKKGDPPTRRLKEEWRTRYEDMLWTLLNSPEFIFVP; from the coding sequence ATGAACCAATTGGCATTCGTTAAGCGCTTCCTTTGCCTGCTGGGTCTTTTGTTCGCTCTGCCTCTGGCTGCGAGCCCGTCCTATGCGCAAAAAGAAAAAAGTAGCCAAGCCGCCCCGACCAGTTATCGCGAGCTGATTCTTTCAGACCAGCCGACACTCTACTGGAATTTTGAGACACGGGCTCCTGAAGGTTACAGCAGCATTGTCGCGGAGAAAGCAAAAAACGAACCTGTCAAAGCGCTCGTGAGCGGCAAGCTGGCCAGTCCGGCAGCTGGCCCCCGGCCTTCCGAGTTTCCTCTGTTCGACGCCCAAAATCAGGCCGCCGGATTCAAGGCAGGAGCCGGGTTTCTGCGAGTAGTCGATCCGGGGGAAAAAAGCCCATTGGATTTCACCGCCGGCGATGCCATCACAATCGAAGCCTGGGTGAATCTGAATTCGACAAAAGCGGGGCGATTTTCCTACATTCTCGGAAAAGGCCGTACGCATCGCAAAGGAGAGGTCCGAGACAATCAGAACTACGGTCTACGGGTGACCGGTTCAGAAATCAGTTTTCTGTTCTGCACCGAGCCTGAGAAAAAAGACGAGAAGCCGACCTACCACCGCTGGACTTCAAAGGGGGCCGGCATCAGTGCCCGCAACTGGCACCATCTGGCGCTGACTTACACATTTGCGAAAAAGAACAGCCTCAAAGCCTACATTGATGGCAAGTCGGTTTCCGGGAAATGGGATGTGGGCGGCGATACAACGCGGACGCCTGTTGTTGATAACGATGAAGTCTGGATCGGCTCTTCCATGGGCGGATCAGCCAATAGTTCGCTGGATGGTTTGCTGGACGAAGTCGCCGTCTATCGAAAAGCACTCTCGGCAAAACAGATCGCGGCTCATTTTAAATTTGTCGCTCCCAAACCAAAGATCGACTGGACGGCGATTCCCAGTGACAGGGTACAAGTGGAAGTCTATGAAGGGATTCCCGATAAGAAATCCTGGAGCTTCCGCCCGCCCCGTTACGCGGAAACGTTCATGCAACCCCACTTCGCTTTGATTGAAATCCCCAACCGCTACTCGGCACGGGGCGTGAAAATTGATCGGCCCGATCCATTCCTGGTCCGGGCAATGTCACGGATGACGCTCCCTAAAGGCAAAAAACGGATTCTGGTTCGTGCTCGGAATGCGTCGCGGCTGTATATTGACGATAAGCTGGTTGCGGAAACCAATTTCCACAATATTACCAACAGTGGACACGATAATGTCTACGATGTCGATCTGAGTCTGGCCCCGAATATTCGTCCGCTGCATCGGGGCGATACCGAAGCCGTCTTTGAATATACAGGCGACGGCAAGCCGCATCGTGTACAGTTTGAAATGATTGTGGGCGGCTCTAAGCATCGGCCTGATTTCGGAGAAACCGCGGTCTTTATCGGCGATCTCGGCAAAGATTTTCAACTACTGACGCCCTCCGATCAGGTGGTGATGCTGACCGATCAGGACTGGTTGTCTTTCGCGCGTCAGTACCGCTACGATCAAATCGCTGTCAATGCGAAACGTCGGCGAGAAGCCTCAGCGAAAGAGGATCAGTACTGGGACTGGCGGCATAAACTGGCGAAAGAGGAAATTCTGAAACAGCCTCAGATCAAGGTGCCGACAGCATCCGGGGGGCTACGGGCCAATAACGCCATCGACCAATTCATCAATCGCCGTTTAGTCAAAGAAAAGGCGAAACAGTCTACACATTTGAATGATCTGGCGTTTCTGCGCCGGCTCTCACTCGATGCCACGGGCACCGTTCCGACGCCTGCGTTCGTCAAGGAATATTTGGCCCAGAGTCCGAAATCACGTCGATCTTTTGCGATCGATCGTTTGATCAATGATCCCACCTGGGCCGATAACTGGGTTGGTTACTGGCAGGATGTGCTGGCAGAGAACCCCAATATCTTGAATCCGACTTTGAATAATACCGGTCCCTTTCGCTGGTGGATTCACGAGTCGTTTTACGACAACAAACCCTTCGATCGTTTCCTCACCGAACTGGTGATGATGGAAGGCAGCAAATACTTCGGCGGGCCGGCCGGCTTCGAAATGGCATCGCAGAATGATGCGCCGATGGCGGCGAAAGCCCACATTGTCGGTCAGGCCTTCCTCGGTCTGAACATGAAGTGTGCCCGCTGTCATGACGCGCCATTCCATGATTTCAAACAACGCGACCTCTTCAGCCTGGCGGCGATGCTCAAGCGGTCGTCGCAAGGCGTTCCTAAAACCAGTTCCATTCCCGGCTTCGATCCGAAATCAAACTCAATGCTGGTCTCGGTCACACTGCTGCCGGGAGAAAAAGTCACGCCCCAATGGACGTTTGAAGAACTGGTCAAGCCCGGCAAATTTCCGGAAAATTATATCCGTTCTTCCAAGGATACGCGCGAAGAACTGGCGGCGATTATAACGGCTCCTCAGAATGAACGTTTTGCGAATGTCATTGTGAACCGGGTCTGGAAGCGGTACCTGGGGCATGGTCTGGTCGAACCGGTCGATGACTGGGATGGTCAAGAACCTTCACATCCCGAGCTGCTCAAATATCTCTCGCAGCAGTTCGTACTACACGGCTATGACTTAAAGTATCTGGCACGTCTGATTTTTGAGTCAGACCTGTATCAGCGGCAGGCGACCATTGACATTGCAAAAATTGAATCACTGGTTGATTCTACCTACAATTTTGCATCTCCGGTTTTACGCCGCATGGAAGCTGAGCAGATTGTGGATTCCCTGTTTGTGATCTGCGGAAAGCCACTGGATGCCGGCCGGATGTGTATCGACATTGATGGCGCTCGCAGTTATCGCAATTCGCTCGACTTGGGAACGCCGCGACGTGCGTGGCAGTTTACATCTCCATCCAATGAGCGGGATCGCCCCAGTCTGGCGCTGCCGTTTGGGCAGCCCTTTATTACGTTGATGAAAACCTTTGGCTGGCGGGATACACGTCAGAATCCGATTACGACGCGCGAGTACACAGCGACTGCATTACAGCCAGCCATTCTCGCCAATGGCCTGTTAGGGCAGCGTTTCACCCGGCTTTCCGATGACAGCGCTTTCACAGAACTCGCGTTACAGAATCAGCCGCTCGAAGCGTTGATTCAAGAAACCGTGATGAAAACACTGACACGTGATCCGACGGCCGAGGAACGCAAAATGTTTTCAGAGCTGTTGAATCCTGGTTACGCGGAGCGGGTGAATCCGCAGGCCGAAATCGTCAGCCGTGAGCGGTTGCCGCGAAACCTGGTGGGCTGGTCAAACCATGTGAGCCCCCGGGCCAACGAAGTCAAAGTCGAACTTGAAGTCGCTGTCAAAAAAGGGGACCCACCGACCAGACGCCTGAAAGAGGAATGGCGGACTCGCTATGAAGACATGCTCTGGACCTTGTTGAACTCACCAGAATTTATTTTCGTCCCTTAG
- a CDS encoding DUF1553 domain-containing protein yields the protein MNYLAFVKSSCSLLIVSLALPLFSSLSVAAEKPKPAKKAPATYSELILSEKPVAYWSFEQRSKEGYVGVQAAPKKAGPVMALESGKLAEAAAGPRPSEFPLFSSKNQAAHFKPGAGYLRVVDPGEKSFLDFTAGDEITLEAWVNLNSTQSGRHYYIIGKGRTGRKGFARDNQNYGLRVTGSEISFLFRGNPDKKDVKPNFHRWTSKGAGISARNWHHVAVTYTFGKKKSLKAYVDGQAISGKWDMGGDTTIAPVVDNDEVWIGSSMGGSANSSFDGLMDELALYRKVLSAKQIAAHFKYVAPKPRIDWTAVPSDRVQVDIYEGIPNRKSWSFRPPRYAETFTQPHFALIEIPNRYSERGVKVDRPDPFLVRAMSNMNIPKGKKRILIRARNASRLYIDDTLIAETGFHKISGSAHGKVFEVDRSLAPNIRPLHRGDTEKVVEYAGDGKPHRVRFEMIVGGSSHRPDFGETAVFIGDPEKDFQLLTTTDEVVMLTDKDWLPFERQYRYDMIAVNAEHRRKAAAKEDKYWDWRHKLAKAETLKQPQVKAPSASKGLRANNAIDHFINRRLAKEKAAQSPLLDDLAFLRRLSIDTTGTVPSPELVQEYLAQKPEARRAFAIERLINDPAWADNWVGYWQDVLAENPNIVNPTLNNTGPFRWWIHESFYDNKPFDRFLTELVMMEGSKYFGGPAGFEMASQNDAPMAAKAHIVGQTFLGLNMKCARCHDAPFHDFKQRDLFSLAAMLKRSSQGVPKTSSIPGFDPKSNSMLVSVTLLPGENVSPKWTFEKLVKPGKFPENYLRSSKDTREQLAAIITSPQNERFANVIVNRIWKRYLGQGLVEPVDDWDGQEPSHPELLKYLSQQFVIHGYDLKYISRLIFESDLYQRQAATDIAKIESLIDSTYNFASPVLRRMEAEQIVDSLFAICGKPLDAGRMCIDIDGSRDYHSSLDLGTPRRAWQFTSPSNERDRPSLALPFGQPFITLLKTFGWRDTRQNPVTVREYTSTALQPAILANGVIGKRFTRLSDDSDFTNLALKDQSVDELVKQTVMKTLTREPTDSEMKMFVELLKPGYAERVNTNAQIVSREPLPRNLVGWSNHLSPRANEIKVELQEAVKQGDPPTQRLQDDWRNRYEDMLWTLLNSPEFVFVP from the coding sequence ATGAACTATTTGGCATTCGTTAAGAGTTCCTGCTCCCTCCTGATTGTTTCGCTCGCCCTGCCTCTATTCTCGAGCCTGTCAGTCGCCGCCGAAAAACCAAAACCAGCGAAAAAAGCACCCGCGACTTACAGCGAGCTGATCCTTTCCGAAAAACCAGTCGCTTATTGGAGCTTCGAACAACGATCCAAAGAGGGTTACGTGGGCGTTCAAGCCGCTCCGAAGAAAGCGGGGCCCGTGATGGCACTGGAAAGTGGCAAGCTCGCTGAAGCAGCCGCTGGTCCGCGTCCTTCTGAGTTCCCGCTCTTCAGTTCAAAAAATCAGGCGGCTCACTTCAAACCGGGTGCAGGCTATCTCCGCGTTGTCGATCCAGGCGAGAAAAGTTTCCTCGATTTCACCGCCGGGGATGAGATCACGCTCGAAGCCTGGGTGAACCTCAACTCAACTCAGTCCGGACGACATTATTATATTATCGGCAAAGGCCGCACGGGCCGCAAAGGATTTGCCCGCGATAATCAGAACTACGGCTTGCGAGTGACCGGTTCTGAAATCAGCTTTCTGTTTCGAGGCAATCCGGACAAGAAAGACGTCAAACCAAATTTCCACCGCTGGACCTCCAAAGGGGCTGGCATCAGTGCCCGCAATTGGCATCACGTCGCTGTGACTTACACGTTTGGAAAAAAGAAAAGTCTCAAAGCGTATGTCGATGGTCAAGCAATCTCCGGGAAATGGGATATGGGCGGCGATACAACGATCGCTCCCGTCGTCGATAATGATGAGGTCTGGATCGGTTCTTCCATGGGAGGCTCGGCGAACAGCTCCTTCGATGGTCTGATGGATGAACTCGCCCTGTATCGTAAGGTGCTCTCGGCAAAACAGATTGCCGCTCATTTTAAATACGTTGCCCCCAAGCCCCGCATCGATTGGACCGCCGTTCCCTCTGATCGGGTTCAGGTTGATATCTACGAAGGCATTCCCAATCGGAAGTCCTGGAGCTTCCGTCCCCCTCGTTATGCGGAAACATTCACACAACCACATTTCGCTTTGATTGAAATTCCCAATCGCTATTCTGAGCGAGGCGTGAAAGTGGATCGCCCTGATCCGTTTCTGGTTCGTGCCATGTCAAACATGAACATTCCCAAAGGGAAAAAACGGATTTTGATTCGCGCCCGCAATGCATCGCGGCTGTATATAGACGACACACTGATCGCCGAAACGGGCTTCCATAAAATTTCCGGCAGTGCTCACGGTAAAGTCTTTGAAGTCGATCGCAGCCTGGCGCCGAATATTCGCCCTCTGCATCGAGGCGATACCGAAAAAGTCGTTGAATACGCCGGCGATGGCAAACCGCATCGCGTCCGCTTTGAAATGATTGTCGGCGGTTCCAGCCATCGGCCTGATTTCGGCGAAACTGCGGTCTTCATCGGTGACCCTGAAAAAGATTTCCAGTTACTGACGACAACCGATGAGGTCGTCATGCTCACAGACAAAGACTGGCTCCCCTTCGAACGCCAGTACCGCTACGACATGATCGCTGTCAACGCAGAGCATCGCAGAAAAGCGGCTGCCAAAGAAGACAAGTACTGGGACTGGCGTCACAAGCTTGCCAAAGCAGAAACGCTCAAGCAGCCGCAGGTGAAAGCGCCCTCTGCTTCGAAAGGTCTGCGTGCCAATAATGCCATCGATCATTTCATCAATCGACGTCTGGCAAAAGAGAAAGCCGCGCAATCACCTTTACTGGATGATCTCGCCTTCTTGCGACGTCTCTCAATTGATACCACAGGCACCGTACCTTCGCCTGAACTGGTTCAGGAGTATCTGGCTCAAAAACCGGAAGCCCGCCGTGCTTTTGCGATTGAGCGTTTGATCAATGATCCCGCCTGGGCTGACAACTGGGTGGGCTACTGGCAGGACGTGCTGGCTGAGAATCCCAATATTGTGAATCCAACCTTGAACAATACCGGACCATTCCGCTGGTGGATTCACGAATCGTTTTACGATAATAAACCTTTCGATCGTTTCCTGACCGAACTGGTTATGATGGAAGGCAGTAAATACTTTGGTGGTCCTGCCGGATTTGAAATGGCATCGCAGAACGACGCACCGATGGCAGCCAAAGCACACATCGTAGGCCAGACGTTCCTGGGCTTGAATATGAAATGTGCCCGCTGCCACGATGCACCGTTTCACGATTTCAAACAACGTGATTTGTTCAGCCTGGCGGCGATGCTCAAACGATCTTCGCAAGGAGTTCCCAAAACCAGTTCGATTCCCGGGTTTGATCCGAAATCCAATTCGATGCTGGTCTCGGTCACCTTATTACCAGGCGAAAACGTCTCACCCAAATGGACCTTTGAAAAACTGGTTAAGCCCGGCAAGTTTCCGGAGAACTATTTGCGGTCATCCAAGGACACTCGCGAACAACTGGCGGCGATTATTACTTCTCCGCAGAATGAGCGATTTGCGAATGTCATTGTCAACCGGATCTGGAAACGCTATCTCGGTCAGGGACTGGTCGAACCCGTTGATGACTGGGATGGTCAGGAACCATCACATCCGGAATTGCTCAAATACCTCTCACAACAGTTTGTGATTCATGGGTATGATTTAAAGTACATATCGCGACTGATTTTTGAATCTGATCTGTATCAGCGACAGGCGGCAACCGACATTGCAAAAATTGAATCACTCATTGATTCCACCTACAATTTTGCCTCCCCGGTTCTACGCCGCATGGAAGCAGAGCAGATTGTGGATTCACTGTTTGCGATTTGCGGAAAACCACTGGACGCCGGCCGGATGTGTATCGACATCGATGGCTCGCGGGATTATCACAGTTCACTTGATCTGGGAACGCCGCGTCGTGCCTGGCAGTTTACTTCGCCTTCCAATGAACGCGATCGTCCCAGTCTGGCACTGCCGTTTGGACAGCCATTTATTACCTTGCTGAAAACATTCGGCTGGCGGGATACACGACAGAATCCGGTAACCGTTCGCGAGTACACATCGACGGCGCTGCAGCCGGCGATTCTCGCCAATGGCGTGATCGGCAAACGTTTCACACGACTTTCTGACGATAGTGATTTCACAAACCTGGCATTAAAGGATCAGTCTGTTGATGAATTAGTCAAGCAGACGGTAATGAAAACACTCACCCGCGAACCGACCGACAGTGAGATGAAAATGTTCGTCGAACTCTTGAAACCGGGTTATGCCGAGCGTGTGAATACGAATGCTCAGATTGTGAGTCGCGAACCACTGCCACGGAATCTGGTGGGTTGGTCAAACCATTTGAGCCCTCGTGCCAACGAGATCAAAGTCGAACTGCAGGAAGCCGTCAAACAAGGTGATCCACCAACACAGCGTCTACAAGACGATTGGCGGAATCGCTATGAAGATATGCTCTGGACTCTATTGAATTCGCCGGAATTTGTCTTTGTTCCATAA
- a CDS encoding DUF1501 domain-containing protein, giving the protein MNEFHSTRRDFLRQASVTGLAASALGTPWQQLLAAEKHGTKHGAKKQPIPVGKAEHCIMIWLGGGSCHIDTWDPKRKGDAKAKKAGSYYDPIPTAIKGTDVCEHLSKCAPILDRFNIVRSVHHEVIDEHAAATNRMHTGRPTTGTITYPSVGSVVAHKRGAASEHAPAYVLIGYPNVTRGPGFLGSKAGYVYLTDTNAGPSGFTRSSRVNQSRQDRRERLLAKMRAEYRQKSVGGQTIQDYDQSVAEALRLSGPEFMKVFQLGNEKSDLRNAYGGEFGQRCLLSRRLIQSGVRFIEVSHNLNFVNGTGWDTHNDGQLNQHLLIKELDSALSALVLDLEQQKLLDKTLIVVASEFGRPASFDSGGGRGHQSKAFSVVLAGGGLQNGKTIGETDELGAKIVSRPVSVPDLHATIYAALGIDPTEELFSGDRPVPITDMGDPVRELFG; this is encoded by the coding sequence ATGAACGAATTTCATTCAACACGTCGCGATTTTTTACGACAGGCTTCTGTGACCGGCCTGGCAGCTTCCGCCTTGGGAACTCCCTGGCAGCAACTGCTGGCGGCTGAAAAGCATGGAACAAAACACGGGGCTAAAAAACAGCCGATCCCCGTCGGTAAAGCAGAACATTGTATCATGATCTGGCTGGGTGGCGGTTCCTGCCATATCGATACCTGGGATCCGAAACGAAAAGGAGATGCGAAAGCAAAGAAGGCTGGTTCTTATTACGATCCGATTCCAACTGCGATCAAAGGTACCGATGTTTGTGAGCATCTTTCCAAATGCGCACCGATTCTGGATCGATTCAACATTGTCCGTAGCGTGCATCACGAAGTGATCGACGAACACGCGGCCGCGACAAACCGCATGCACACCGGTCGGCCTACGACTGGCACGATTACGTATCCTTCTGTTGGTTCGGTTGTTGCTCATAAACGAGGCGCGGCCAGCGAGCACGCTCCCGCCTATGTGCTCATCGGTTATCCTAACGTGACCCGTGGCCCCGGATTTCTGGGCAGCAAAGCCGGCTATGTCTATCTGACCGATACAAACGCAGGTCCCAGTGGTTTCACACGATCATCCCGCGTGAATCAAAGTCGGCAAGACCGCCGCGAACGTCTGCTGGCAAAAATGCGGGCCGAGTACCGTCAGAAAAGTGTGGGCGGACAGACGATTCAGGATTACGATCAATCGGTGGCCGAAGCGCTGCGTCTGTCAGGTCCCGAATTCATGAAAGTCTTCCAGCTGGGCAATGAAAAAAGTGACCTGCGAAACGCCTATGGCGGTGAGTTCGGCCAACGTTGTCTGCTCTCACGACGGTTGATCCAGTCCGGCGTGCGATTCATCGAAGTCTCACACAACCTGAACTTCGTGAATGGAACCGGCTGGGATACCCATAACGACGGCCAGCTGAATCAGCATCTGTTGATTAAAGAGCTGGACAGTGCCTTGTCTGCACTGGTGCTCGACCTGGAGCAACAAAAACTGCTCGACAAAACATTGATTGTCGTGGCTTCCGAGTTCGGTCGCCCCGCCTCATTCGATTCCGGCGGAGGCCGCGGTCATCAATCCAAAGCCTTCAGCGTCGTGCTGGCAGGCGGCGGTTTGCAGAACGGAAAAACCATCGGCGAAACCGATGAACTGGGAGCCAAGATCGTTTCCCGGCCCGTTTCCGTACCCGATCTGCATGCAACCATTTACGCTGCACTGGGAATCGATCCGACCGAAGAACTCTTCTCCGGCGATCGCCCCGTGCCAATCACCGATATGGGAGATCCTGTTCGCGAACTGTTCGGTTAA